A window of Lentibacillus sp. Marseille-P4043 contains these coding sequences:
- the hisC gene encoding histidinol-phosphate transaminase yields the protein MSKFWSTLTKRTEPYVPGEQIDNKNIIKLNTNENPYPPSPRVIEAIKWEMENNLQLYPSPTADPLREKIADYYQLKKENVFVGNGSDEILALSFMAFFEPGKTIRFPNVTYSFYPVYAKLFGIPYEEVPLNRDFSILVDAFYQSDGGVVFPNPNAPTGIYLELEHVVDIVENNPNQVVIVDEAYIDFSGGSAASLVHTYDNLLVVQTMSKSRSLAGLRIGFALGNANLMEALTRMKDSFNSYTLDRLAIAGAGAAISDNRYFLQTTEKIIQTREWVTEKLKRNGFTVLPSATNFIFASHYKCKAKPLYEKLKENNVLVRHFDKQPIENYLRITIGTDGEMDSFFRKLKLVIAEVSQRTIKI from the coding sequence ATGAGTAAATTTTGGAGTACACTGACAAAACGAACAGAGCCATATGTGCCCGGAGAGCAAATTGATAACAAAAATATTATAAAACTAAATACAAACGAGAATCCTTACCCACCATCACCAAGAGTAATCGAAGCAATAAAATGGGAGATGGAAAATAATTTACAGCTATACCCTTCCCCAACAGCGGATCCATTGCGAGAAAAGATTGCAGATTACTATCAACTAAAGAAAGAAAATGTATTTGTTGGCAATGGATCTGATGAAATATTAGCACTGTCATTTATGGCTTTTTTTGAACCAGGTAAGACTATCCGCTTCCCGAACGTTACCTACAGCTTTTACCCGGTATATGCGAAACTGTTTGGCATTCCTTATGAAGAAGTCCCACTTAATAGGGATTTTTCCATCTTAGTTGATGCATTTTACCAATCAGATGGGGGCGTAGTTTTTCCTAATCCAAATGCACCGACTGGAATCTATCTGGAATTGGAACATGTTGTTGATATAGTGGAAAACAATCCAAATCAAGTTGTCATTGTTGATGAAGCTTATATCGACTTTTCCGGCGGTTCCGCAGCATCGCTTGTTCATACGTACGATAATTTACTCGTTGTCCAGACAATGTCAAAATCACGATCACTTGCAGGATTACGGATAGGATTCGCGCTAGGAAACGCCAATTTAATGGAGGCATTAACCCGTATGAAGGATTCTTTTAATTCATATACATTGGATCGTTTAGCAATTGCTGGTGCAGGAGCGGCAATTTCCGATAACCGATATTTTTTACAAACAACGGAAAAAATTATTCAAACTCGTGAATGGGTTACGGAAAAATTGAAGCGAAATGGGTTTACTGTTCTCCCGTCAGCGACAAATTTCATTTTTGCCAGTCACTATAAATGTAAGGCTAAACCGCTATATGAAAAGCTGAAAGAAAATAATGTGCTTGTCCGGCACTTTGACAAACAACCAATAGAAAATTATTTACGGATCACAATCGGTACGGATGGGGAAATGGAT
- the hisF gene encoding imidazole glycerol phosphate synthase subunit HisF, giving the protein MLAKRIIPCLDVDQGRVVKGKRFQEIRDVADPVELAEQYNDNGADELVFYDITASNEGRDIFVDIIEKVATKINIPFTVGGGLRTVDDIHRVLRAGADKVSVNSAAIKNPTLIKEAAAKFGSQCIVLSIDAKKVSSGWSVFLNGGRIDTGIDAIEWARRGEELGAGEVVINAMDVDGVKNGYNLELIKAIARVVNIPIVASGGAGENGHFAAVLQEGIADAALAASVFHYNEITIPDLKSYLAANGISMRREPSWK; this is encoded by the coding sequence ATGCTCGCGAAAAGAATCATCCCCTGTCTTGATGTTGATCAAGGCAGAGTAGTCAAAGGAAAAAGATTTCAGGAAATTCGTGACGTAGCAGACCCTGTTGAATTAGCTGAGCAATACAATGATAATGGTGCAGATGAACTCGTGTTTTATGATATTACAGCATCCAATGAAGGCCGAGATATTTTTGTGGACATTATCGAAAAAGTTGCTACAAAAATTAATATACCTTTCACTGTTGGAGGTGGATTGCGGACGGTTGATGATATTCACCGTGTCCTTCGTGCAGGTGCCGATAAAGTATCCGTTAACAGTGCAGCAATTAAAAACCCTACCCTCATAAAAGAAGCAGCAGCAAAATTCGGCAGTCAATGTATTGTACTATCAATCGATGCGAAGAAGGTATCATCCGGTTGGTCTGTGTTCCTAAATGGTGGACGAATAGATACAGGAATAGATGCGATTGAATGGGCCAGGCGTGGAGAAGAACTCGGGGCAGGAGAAGTTGTGATCAACGCTATGGATGTTGATGGTGTCAAAAATGGCTACAATCTTGAACTAATAAAAGCCATTGCAAGGGTAGTAAATATTCCTATTGTAGCAAGTGGTGGTGCTGGTGAGAATGGACATTTTGCTGCTGTTTTACAGGAAGGGATAGCAGATGCAGCTCTGGCAGCCTCTGTATTTCATTACAATGAAATTACGATACCTGATCTAAAAAGTTACTTAGCTGCGAACGGTATTTCAATGAGGAGGGAACCATCATGGAAGTAG
- the hisIE gene encoding bifunctional phosphoribosyl-AMP cyclohydrolase/phosphoribosyl-ATP diphosphatase HisIE, translating into MEVDIEQITFDETGLIPAIIQDSKTGAILTLAYMNETALLKTIETKETWFFSRKRQQLWNKGETSGNNQLVKRITYDCDGDALLVLVEPQGPACHTGNETCFYQQLYENSTQQFDLIYQLAKTIKNRQKNPVDGSYTTYLFQEGIDKVLKKVGEEASEVIIGAKNPGTDELIWEIADLVYHTLVLMEIRDVTIENIREELYKRHLQKAGNENE; encoded by the coding sequence ATGGAAGTAGATATAGAACAGATTACGTTTGATGAGACAGGGTTGATTCCTGCGATTATCCAGGATAGTAAAACCGGTGCAATATTAACCCTTGCATACATGAATGAAACCGCACTATTGAAAACCATTGAAACAAAGGAAACATGGTTTTTCAGCCGAAAAAGACAGCAGTTATGGAATAAAGGAGAAACCTCTGGGAACAACCAACTCGTTAAACGGATAACGTATGATTGTGATGGCGATGCGCTATTGGTACTAGTTGAGCCACAAGGTCCAGCCTGTCATACTGGAAACGAGACCTGCTTTTATCAACAGCTTTATGAAAATAGTACACAACAATTTGATCTGATATACCAGCTTGCTAAGACAATTAAGAATCGACAAAAAAACCCTGTTGATGGATCCTATACAACGTACTTATTTCAGGAAGGAATCGATAAAGTCTTAAAAAAGGTTGGGGAAGAAGCAAGTGAGGTCATTATTGGTGCTAAAAACCCTGGTACTGATGAACTGATATGGGAAATTGCTGATCTTGTCTATCACACACTCGTTTTAATGGAAATTCGTGATGTAACCATTGAAAATATTAGAGAAGAACTTTACAAACGGCATCTACAAAAGGCAGGAAACGAAAATGAGTAA